Proteins co-encoded in one Kribbella solani genomic window:
- the purN gene encoding phosphoribosylglycinamide formyltransferase, giving the protein MTSAADPGPARLVVLVSGSGSNLQALLDACADPAYGAQVVAVGADRDGIAGLDRAAAAGVPTFVHKVKEFPERSGWDQALTASVAEHKPDLVISAGFLKLVGDDFLAAFGDRYLNTHNALLPAFPGIHGPRDALAYGVKVAGATLFFVDGGVDTGPIIAQVVVPVEDDDTEETLTERIKEVERRQLVEWVGRLVRDGWTITGRKVRLK; this is encoded by the coding sequence GTGACTTCTGCTGCAGATCCCGGTCCCGCACGTCTCGTCGTGCTCGTGTCGGGGTCCGGGTCGAACCTGCAGGCCCTGCTGGACGCCTGCGCGGACCCGGCGTACGGCGCCCAGGTGGTCGCCGTCGGCGCCGACCGCGACGGGATCGCCGGACTGGACCGGGCCGCGGCGGCCGGCGTGCCGACCTTCGTACACAAGGTCAAGGAGTTCCCGGAGCGGTCCGGCTGGGACCAGGCGCTGACCGCGTCGGTGGCCGAGCACAAACCCGATCTGGTCATCTCGGCCGGATTCCTGAAGCTGGTCGGGGACGACTTCCTGGCCGCGTTCGGCGACCGGTACCTCAACACCCACAACGCGCTGCTGCCGGCCTTCCCCGGGATTCACGGGCCGCGGGACGCGCTCGCGTACGGCGTGAAGGTGGCCGGCGCGACGCTGTTCTTCGTGGACGGCGGCGTCGACACCGGGCCGATCATCGCCCAGGTCGTGGTCCCGGTCGAGGACGACGACACCGAAGAAACCCTGACCGAGCGGATCAAGGAGGTCGAACGCCGCCAGCTGGTGGAGTGGGTCGGCCGGCTGGTCCGCGACGGCTGGACCATCACCGGACGAAAGGTTCGACTGAAGTGA
- a CDS encoding DUF6350 family protein, with the protein MTDMLSRPNARDGESGAPEIDAQTKPMVVAAVISAGACLLTGLLTCAAVAVIGWLGATFGGASGAVRAGASAWLVAHKAGVTIGTGRISIAPLGLSLFFAWCLYRGGKAAARSSAADRTKDLLALSGAYALVYGLGALIVALFVADGSLKVSALGAFLGAFSLALVAGSAGILVESGAAEDLADATPPGLRDAVPAALAAVLTVIALAAVLYAVLLAIHFSRITGMLELLDAGVIGSVVLFAICLMLMPNMILYVVAFLAGPGFQLGTGTTVAPTGVDVGNLPALPLLAAVPADGSTPSYLLVLTAVVPLLAGVVAGLIVVRRGLAAQDADALGWDAYALRGGMSALLAGVVLFALMALAGGSAGPGRMASVGVPQALPAAGVLAAGMAIGAAITAAVVSSRRRPDPAATPAE; encoded by the coding sequence ATGACCGACATGCTGAGCCGACCCAACGCCCGGGACGGTGAATCGGGCGCGCCGGAGATCGACGCCCAGACCAAACCGATGGTCGTGGCGGCCGTGATCTCCGCGGGAGCATGCCTGCTCACCGGTCTGCTGACCTGCGCCGCGGTCGCGGTGATCGGCTGGCTCGGCGCCACCTTCGGCGGTGCCTCCGGCGCGGTCCGGGCCGGCGCGTCCGCCTGGCTGGTCGCGCACAAGGCCGGCGTCACCATTGGTACCGGCCGGATCTCCATCGCGCCGCTCGGGCTGAGCCTGTTCTTCGCCTGGTGCCTGTACCGCGGCGGCAAGGCGGCGGCCCGCTCCAGCGCGGCCGACCGGACCAAGGACCTGCTCGCGCTGTCCGGGGCGTACGCGCTGGTGTACGGCCTCGGCGCCCTGATCGTCGCGCTGTTCGTCGCGGACGGTTCGCTGAAGGTGTCGGCGCTGGGAGCGTTCCTCGGCGCGTTCTCGCTGGCGCTGGTGGCCGGGTCCGCGGGCATTCTGGTCGAGTCCGGTGCCGCCGAGGATCTTGCCGACGCGACCCCGCCCGGGCTGCGGGACGCGGTACCGGCCGCGCTGGCCGCCGTACTGACGGTGATCGCGCTCGCCGCGGTGCTGTACGCCGTATTGCTCGCGATCCACTTCTCCCGGATCACCGGGATGCTCGAGCTCCTCGACGCGGGCGTGATCGGGTCGGTCGTACTGTTCGCGATCTGCCTGATGCTGATGCCGAACATGATCCTGTACGTGGTCGCGTTTCTGGCCGGACCGGGTTTCCAGCTCGGCACCGGCACGACGGTCGCGCCGACCGGCGTGGACGTCGGGAACCTGCCCGCGCTTCCGCTCCTCGCCGCCGTACCCGCCGACGGTTCGACGCCCTCGTACCTGCTGGTGCTGACCGCGGTCGTTCCGCTGCTCGCGGGCGTGGTCGCCGGGCTGATCGTCGTACGCCGTGGGCTGGCCGCGCAGGACGCGGACGCGCTCGGCTGGGATGCGTACGCGCTTCGCGGCGGGATGTCCGCGCTGCTCGCGGGCGTGGTGCTGTTCGCGCTGATGGCGCTCGCCGGTGGGTCGGCCGGACCGGGGCGGATGGCTTCGGTCGGCGTACCGCAGGCGCTGCCGGCGGCCGGCGTACTGGCCGCGGGGATGGCGATCGGTGCCGCGATCACGGCCGCCGTCGTGTCGTCCCGCCGCCGGCCCGACCCAGCGGCCACCCCGGCCGAGTAG
- the sucD gene encoding succinate--CoA ligase subunit alpha, with protein sequence MSIFLTKDSKVIVQGMTGSEGTKHTTRMLASGTNIVGGVNPRKAGQSILFEGAAFDGGQLSVPVFGSVADAIKETGANVSVIFVPEKFTKDAVLEAIAAEMPLVVVITEGVPVHDTAAFFAAAQASGKTRIIGPNCPGIITPGASNAGIIPADIAGQGRIGLVSKSGTLTYQMMYELRDFGFSTAIGIGGDPIIGTTHIDALQAFQDDPDTDAIVMIGEIGGDAEERAAAFIKANVTKPVVGYVAGFTAPEGKTMGHAGAIVSGSSGTAAAKQEALEAAGVKVGKTPTETANLMRGIMQDLTK encoded by the coding sequence ATGTCTATCTTCCTGACCAAGGACAGCAAGGTCATCGTCCAGGGCATGACCGGCTCCGAGGGCACCAAGCACACCACCCGGATGCTTGCCTCGGGTACCAACATCGTCGGCGGCGTGAACCCCCGTAAGGCCGGGCAGAGCATTCTTTTTGAGGGCGCAGCCTTCGATGGTGGACAATTGTCCGTCCCGGTGTTCGGTTCGGTCGCGGACGCGATCAAGGAGACCGGCGCGAACGTGTCGGTCATCTTCGTCCCGGAGAAGTTCACCAAGGACGCCGTGCTGGAGGCGATCGCGGCCGAGATGCCGCTGGTCGTCGTCATCACCGAGGGCGTGCCGGTCCACGACACCGCCGCGTTCTTCGCCGCCGCGCAGGCGTCCGGCAAGACCCGGATCATCGGCCCGAACTGCCCCGGCATCATCACCCCGGGCGCGTCGAACGCCGGCATCATCCCGGCCGACATCGCCGGTCAGGGCCGGATCGGGCTGGTCTCGAAGTCCGGCACGCTGACGTACCAGATGATGTACGAACTGCGTGACTTCGGCTTCTCCACCGCGATCGGGATCGGCGGTGACCCGATCATCGGTACCACCCACATCGACGCGCTGCAGGCGTTCCAGGACGACCCGGACACCGACGCGATCGTGATGATCGGCGAGATCGGCGGCGACGCCGAGGAGCGGGCGGCCGCGTTCATCAAGGCGAACGTGACCAAGCCGGTGGTCGGCTACGTGGCCGGCTTCACCGCGCCGGAGGGCAAGACGATGGGCCACGCCGGCGCGATCGTCTCGGGTTCATCCGGTACGGCGGCCGCGAAGCAGGAGGCCCTCGAGGCCGCCGGCGTGAAGGTCGGCAAGACGCCGACCGAGACCGCCAACCTGATGCGCGGCATCATGCAGGACCTGACGAAGTAG
- the sucC gene encoding ADP-forming succinate--CoA ligase subunit beta, with the protein MDLMEFQAKTVFAKHGVRTTVGAVVTTPEEARAAAEKIGGRVVVKAQVKTGGRGKAGGVKLASSPDEAEEKAREILGLDIKGHVVKILNIVPAAAIAEEYYFSFLVDRANRNYLCIASAAGGMEIEEVAHTNPDAVAQISIDPATGVDEAKAREIATAAKYPADVIDAVVPEIVKLYQVFIAEDASLVEVNPLVKLEDGNVEALDGKVSLDENASFRHPDHAEFEDVTAADPLEAAAKAKGLNYVKLDGSVGIIGNGAGLVMSTLDVVAYAGEEFGGQKPANFLDIGGGASAEVMANGLEIIISDPQVQSVFVNVFGGITACDAVANGIVQAFELLASRGEAVSKPLVVRLDGNNAEEGRRILDEAGLAGLERVDTMDGAAKRAAELAAK; encoded by the coding sequence GTGGATCTGATGGAATTCCAGGCGAAGACGGTCTTCGCCAAGCACGGGGTGCGGACGACCGTGGGTGCGGTTGTCACGACTCCGGAGGAAGCCCGCGCGGCGGCCGAGAAGATCGGCGGCCGGGTGGTCGTGAAGGCCCAGGTCAAGACCGGTGGCCGCGGCAAGGCCGGTGGCGTGAAGCTGGCGAGCAGCCCGGACGAGGCGGAGGAGAAGGCCCGCGAGATCCTCGGGCTGGACATCAAGGGCCACGTCGTCAAGATCCTGAACATCGTTCCGGCCGCGGCGATCGCGGAGGAGTACTACTTCTCCTTCCTGGTCGACCGGGCGAACCGGAACTACCTCTGCATCGCCTCCGCGGCGGGCGGGATGGAGATCGAGGAGGTCGCGCACACCAACCCGGACGCGGTCGCGCAGATCTCGATCGACCCGGCCACCGGCGTGGACGAGGCGAAGGCGCGGGAGATCGCGACCGCGGCCAAGTACCCGGCCGACGTGATCGACGCGGTGGTCCCGGAGATCGTGAAGCTGTACCAGGTGTTCATCGCCGAGGACGCTTCGCTGGTCGAGGTGAACCCGCTGGTCAAGCTCGAGGACGGCAACGTCGAGGCGCTGGACGGCAAGGTCTCGCTGGACGAGAACGCGTCCTTCCGGCACCCGGACCACGCCGAGTTCGAGGACGTCACCGCGGCCGACCCGCTGGAGGCGGCGGCCAAGGCCAAGGGCCTGAACTACGTGAAGCTGGACGGCTCCGTCGGCATCATCGGCAACGGCGCGGGTCTGGTCATGTCGACGCTGGACGTGGTCGCGTACGCCGGTGAGGAGTTCGGCGGTCAGAAGCCGGCCAACTTCCTCGACATCGGTGGTGGCGCGAGCGCCGAGGTGATGGCGAACGGGCTGGAGATCATCATCTCGGACCCGCAGGTACAGAGCGTGTTCGTGAACGTGTTCGGCGGGATCACCGCCTGTGACGCGGTCGCGAACGGCATCGTGCAGGCGTTCGAGCTGCTGGCTTCGCGGGGCGAGGCCGTCTCGAAGCCGCTGGTGGTCCGGCTGGACGGGAACAACGCCGAGGAGGGCCGCCGGATTCTCGACGAGGCGGGCCTCGCCGGTCTGGAGCGGGTCGACACGATGGACGGCGCCGCCAAGCGCGCCGCCGAGCTGGCAGCGAAGTAA
- a CDS encoding glycoside hydrolase family 13 protein: MTDSETRPAADWWRSAVVYQVYPRSFADADGDGTGDLNGIRAKLPYLAELGVDALWISPWYPSPLLDGGYDVADYRDINPEFGTLADADALIAEAHALGLRILIDLVPNHCSWEHPWFKAALAAGKGSPERDLFWFRDGKDGQPPTNWPAAFGGPAWQQLDDGDWYLHLFDISQPDWNWDHPKVIEEFDSILRFWFDRGVDGFRIDVADSMAKDAGLPDVPLEDGQPTREKYVGNPFYDQPGVHAIHQRWRAIADEYADTPQGPRVFVAEAWLSPAERLAQYVRPNELHSAFNFDALRAAWDAKELREVIDHTTENLWAVGAPATWVLSNHDTIRHRTRFGRDKKDALEGAGVVPTDLALGLRRARAAALLELALPGGAYVYQGDELGLPEVEDLPEDVLDDPTWERSGHTVRGRDGCRVPIPWSGSEPPYGFGPGTEQPWLPQPADWSPLTAEAQTDDPDSHLNLYKSALRIRRGHAALGEGRLAWDQDAPEGILSFTRDPGFQCVVNLSDAPVPLPPHQKILLTSAPLSAGELPPDTTVWLES, from the coding sequence ATGACTGATTCTGAGACCAGACCAGCTGCCGACTGGTGGCGTAGCGCGGTCGTTTACCAGGTGTACCCGCGGTCGTTCGCCGATGCGGACGGTGACGGCACCGGTGACCTGAACGGCATCCGCGCCAAGCTGCCGTACCTGGCCGAGCTCGGCGTGGACGCGCTGTGGATCAGTCCCTGGTACCCGTCCCCGCTGCTCGACGGCGGGTACGACGTGGCCGACTACCGTGACATCAACCCGGAGTTCGGCACCCTCGCCGACGCCGACGCGCTGATCGCCGAGGCGCACGCGCTCGGCCTGCGGATCCTGATCGACCTGGTCCCGAACCACTGCTCCTGGGAGCACCCGTGGTTCAAGGCCGCGCTGGCCGCCGGCAAGGGCTCGCCGGAGCGCGACCTGTTCTGGTTCCGGGACGGCAAGGACGGGCAGCCGCCGACCAACTGGCCGGCCGCGTTCGGCGGCCCGGCCTGGCAGCAGCTCGACGACGGCGACTGGTACCTGCACCTGTTCGACATCTCCCAGCCGGACTGGAACTGGGACCACCCGAAGGTGATCGAGGAGTTCGATTCGATCCTGCGGTTCTGGTTCGACCGCGGCGTGGACGGGTTCCGGATCGATGTCGCCGACTCGATGGCGAAGGACGCCGGCCTGCCGGACGTACCGCTGGAGGACGGGCAGCCGACCCGGGAGAAGTACGTCGGGAACCCGTTCTACGACCAGCCCGGCGTACACGCCATCCACCAGCGCTGGCGCGCGATCGCGGACGAGTACGCGGACACGCCGCAAGGTCCGCGGGTGTTCGTCGCCGAGGCGTGGCTTTCGCCGGCCGAGCGGCTCGCCCAGTACGTCCGGCCGAACGAACTGCACTCCGCGTTCAACTTCGACGCCCTGCGCGCGGCCTGGGACGCGAAGGAACTGCGCGAGGTGATCGACCACACCACCGAGAACCTGTGGGCGGTCGGCGCGCCGGCGACCTGGGTGCTGAGCAACCACGACACGATCCGGCACCGCACCAGGTTCGGGCGGGACAAGAAGGACGCGCTGGAGGGCGCGGGGGTCGTACCCACCGATCTCGCCCTCGGCCTGCGCCGGGCCCGGGCCGCGGCTCTGCTGGAGCTGGCGCTGCCGGGCGGCGCGTACGTGTATCAGGGTGACGAGCTCGGTCTGCCCGAGGTGGAGGACCTGCCCGAGGACGTACTCGACGACCCGACCTGGGAGCGCTCCGGCCACACCGTCCGCGGCCGCGACGGCTGCCGGGTACCGATCCCGTGGTCCGGCTCGGAGCCGCCGTACGGCTTCGGCCCCGGCACCGAGCAGCCGTGGCTGCCGCAGCCCGCGGACTGGTCACCGCTGACCGCCGAGGCGCAGACCGACGACCCGGACAGCCACCTGAACCTGTACAAGTCGGCGCTCCGGATTCGCCGCGGCCACGCCGCGCTCGGCGAGGGCCGGCTGGCCTGGGACCAGGACGCACCGGAGGGCATCCTGTCCTTCACCCGCGACCCCGGCTTCCAGTGCGTTGTGAACCTGAGCGACGCCCCGGTCCCGCTGCCCCCGCACCAGAAGATCCTGCTCACCAGCGCCCCACTGAGCGCCGGCGAGCTCCCGCCGGACACCACGGTCTGGCTCGAGAGCTGA
- a CDS encoding carbohydrate ABC transporter permease: protein MAADIPQVRAGENAALKRWLPLLGIVVIVLYCLAPFYWMVVSAFRRPSDQFSNAPLPLPFSIQNFKDVFASGNGFGRGLLNSLIVAGSVTILTLIIGMVAAYTLARLDFKGKNLVLAIIITTSMFPGISLVVPLLKLFVDIKWINTYQAMIVPSLSFALPLAVWNLTAFFRQMPQELEQAAMVDGCTPAQAFRKVIIPLAAPGVFTTAIITFIAAWNEFMIALSMTNKKSIQTANVIVSQFTGATGRDQPFGSQMAAGVVVTIPLVIAVLLFQRRIVAGLTAGGVK from the coding sequence ATGGCCGCCGACATTCCGCAGGTCCGGGCCGGTGAGAACGCCGCGCTGAAGCGCTGGCTGCCGTTGCTGGGCATCGTCGTGATCGTGCTGTACTGCCTGGCGCCGTTCTACTGGATGGTCGTCTCGGCCTTCCGCCGGCCGTCCGACCAGTTCTCGAACGCGCCGCTCCCGCTGCCGTTCTCGATCCAGAACTTCAAGGACGTGTTTGCCAGCGGCAACGGCTTCGGCCGGGGTCTGCTGAACAGCCTGATCGTGGCCGGGTCGGTGACGATCCTGACGCTGATCATCGGCATGGTGGCGGCGTACACGCTGGCCCGGCTGGACTTCAAGGGCAAGAACCTGGTGCTGGCGATCATCATCACCACCTCGATGTTCCCCGGTATCTCGCTGGTCGTGCCGCTGCTGAAGCTGTTCGTCGACATCAAGTGGATCAACACGTACCAGGCGATGATCGTGCCCAGCCTGTCGTTCGCGCTGCCACTGGCGGTGTGGAACCTGACCGCGTTCTTCCGGCAGATGCCGCAGGAACTCGAGCAGGCGGCGATGGTGGACGGCTGTACGCCGGCTCAGGCGTTCCGCAAGGTCATCATCCCGCTGGCGGCGCCCGGCGTGTTCACCACCGCGATCATCACCTTCATCGCGGCCTGGAACGAGTTCATGATCGCGCTGAGCATGACGAACAAGAAGTCGATCCAGACCGCGAACGTGATCGTGTCGCAGTTCACCGGCGCGACCGGACGGGACCAACCGTTCGGTAGTCAGATGGCCGCCGGTGTGGTCGTCACGATCCCGCTGGTGATCGCGGTGCTGCTGTTCCAGCGCCGGATCGTGGCCGGCCTGACGGCAGGCGGCGTGAAGTGA
- a CDS encoding ABC transporter permease subunit: protein MTATTPVTAPATEPKRKQRFDEGTGRLAATLLSPTLLVLGVVVLFPIISALRESLFTSGQHLDANGFVVKGETFVGLQNYADIFRGETGTRFWNAFYNTTFFTVVCVVLETVLGVAMALIMHKAFKGRGIVRASILVPWAIPTVISALLWKWIFQADGVANALLGTQILWSTEGWQSKLSVVLADTWKTAPFIGLLVLAGLQTIPAEVYEAAKVDGANAWKTFTRITMPLVKPALLVAVLFRILDTLRIFDLPFVLVGPHKDSVETLSMLAYDEAFNTRFGPAAAYATVLFVYIALVAYLFVKILGADVIGEARAKKPGGGKGGGRWKRSNAVKASASAAVTVSAASGSGRNI, encoded by the coding sequence GTGACTGCAACAACGCCGGTTACCGCGCCGGCGACGGAACCGAAGCGTAAGCAACGGTTCGACGAGGGCACCGGCCGGCTGGCCGCTACCCTGCTTTCCCCCACCCTGCTGGTGCTCGGCGTCGTGGTTCTCTTCCCGATCATCTCGGCGCTGCGCGAGTCGCTGTTCACCAGCGGCCAGCACCTCGATGCGAACGGGTTCGTGGTCAAGGGCGAAACCTTCGTCGGACTGCAGAACTACGCCGACATCTTCCGTGGCGAGACCGGAACCCGGTTCTGGAACGCCTTCTACAACACGACCTTCTTCACCGTGGTCTGTGTGGTCCTCGAAACCGTGCTCGGCGTCGCGATGGCGCTGATCATGCACAAGGCCTTCAAGGGCCGCGGTATCGTCCGGGCCAGCATCCTGGTCCCGTGGGCGATCCCGACCGTCATCTCGGCGCTGTTGTGGAAGTGGATCTTCCAGGCCGACGGCGTCGCGAACGCCCTGCTCGGTACCCAGATACTGTGGTCGACCGAAGGCTGGCAGTCGAAGCTCTCGGTGGTGCTGGCCGACACCTGGAAGACCGCGCCGTTCATCGGCCTTCTGGTCCTGGCCGGGCTGCAAACCATCCCGGCCGAGGTCTACGAGGCCGCGAAGGTCGACGGTGCCAACGCCTGGAAGACGTTCACCCGGATCACGATGCCGCTGGTGAAGCCCGCGCTGCTGGTGGCGGTACTGTTCCGGATCCTCGACACGCTGCGGATCTTCGATCTGCCGTTCGTGCTCGTCGGTCCGCACAAGGACTCGGTCGAGACGCTGTCGATGCTGGCGTACGACGAAGCCTTCAACACCAGATTCGGGCCGGCGGCGGCGTACGCGACCGTGCTGTTCGTCTACATCGCCCTGGTCGCGTACCTGTTCGTGAAGATTCTCGGCGCCGACGTGATCGGTGAGGCCCGTGCCAAGAAACCAGGTGGTGGCAAGGGCGGCGGTCGCTGGAAGCGGTCGAACGCGGTCAAGGCGTCCGCGAGTGCCGCGGTCACCGTGAGTGCCGCGTCCGGATCTGGGAGGAACATCTGA
- a CDS encoding ABC transporter substrate-binding protein, producing the protein MAVAGSLALLATACGSGDDGNSSSGGSSAGSLDGRGPITLASGKDTSGNLQNQLNAWNAAHPNEKVELKELPEDADAQRQQMVQNAQAQSDSYSVLVMDVVWTSEFAANQWITQIPEDKVPDLGKLLPATVETAKYRDKLYAVPMTSDGGLLYYRNDLLAQAGVNQAPKTWDEMKAACTKVLALPAAKGMSCYSGQFEKYEGLTVNFSEAVNSAGGEIVGKDGKPNVNTPEAKAGLEELVNDFKTGVIPKAAITYKEEESRRAFQDGKLVFLRNWPYVYALANKTDGSSKVAGKFAVAPLPGKTGAGVSSLGGHDYAISSFAKNKATAIDFINFMASEERQKANVEKTSQAPTWASLYDDAGLNKQFPYLAPLKASIQNAQPRPRVVKYGDVTAAIQQAAYDSLSGKTQPDQALSDLQTKLQSLITQ; encoded by the coding sequence GTGGCCGTGGCAGGCAGCCTCGCGCTGCTCGCCACCGCGTGTGGTAGTGGCGACGACGGAAACAGCAGCAGTGGGGGCAGCTCGGCCGGTTCGCTGGACGGCCGAGGGCCGATCACGCTTGCCAGCGGCAAGGACACCTCCGGGAACCTGCAGAACCAGCTCAACGCCTGGAACGCGGCGCACCCGAACGAGAAGGTGGAGCTGAAGGAGCTGCCGGAGGACGCCGACGCGCAGCGGCAGCAGATGGTCCAGAACGCCCAGGCCCAGTCGGACTCGTACAGCGTCCTGGTGATGGACGTGGTCTGGACGTCGGAGTTCGCCGCCAACCAGTGGATCACCCAGATCCCCGAGGACAAGGTGCCGGACCTCGGCAAGTTGCTGCCGGCAACGGTCGAGACGGCGAAGTACCGCGACAAGCTGTACGCGGTGCCGATGACCTCGGACGGTGGCCTGCTCTACTACCGCAACGACCTGCTCGCGCAGGCCGGGGTGAACCAGGCGCCGAAGACCTGGGACGAGATGAAGGCCGCCTGCACCAAGGTGCTGGCACTGCCGGCCGCCAAGGGCATGAGCTGCTACTCGGGTCAGTTCGAGAAGTACGAAGGCCTGACGGTGAACTTCTCCGAGGCGGTCAACTCGGCCGGTGGCGAGATCGTCGGCAAGGACGGCAAGCCGAACGTCAACACCCCGGAGGCCAAGGCCGGTCTCGAAGAGCTGGTCAACGACTTCAAGACCGGCGTCATCCCGAAGGCCGCGATCACCTACAAGGAAGAGGAGAGCCGGCGCGCGTTCCAGGACGGCAAGCTGGTCTTCCTGCGCAACTGGCCGTACGTGTACGCGCTGGCGAACAAGACCGACGGCTCCTCCAAGGTGGCCGGCAAGTTCGCGGTCGCGCCGCTGCCGGGCAAGACCGGCGCGGGCGTCTCGTCGCTCGGTGGGCACGACTACGCGATCAGCTCGTTCGCCAAGAACAAGGCGACCGCGATCGACTTCATCAACTTCATGGCCAGCGAGGAGCGCCAGAAGGCGAACGTCGAGAAGACCTCGCAGGCGCCGACCTGGGCGTCGCTGTACGACGACGCGGGCCTGAACAAGCAGTTCCCGTACCTCGCTCCGCTGAAGGCGTCGATCCAGAACGCCCAGCCGCGGCCGCGAGTGGTCAAGTACGGCGACGTGACGGCAGCGATCCAGCAGGCCGCGTACGACTCCCTGAGTGGGAAGACGCAGCCTGACCAGGCGTTGTCCGACCTGCAGACGAAGCTGCAGTCGCTCATCACGCAATGA
- a CDS encoding cobalamin B12-binding domain-containing protein: MPATSPLRVVVAKPGLDGHDRGAKVVARALRDAGMEVIYTGLHQTPEQIVETAIAEDADAIGLSVLSGAHMTLFKRVRELLTEREAEDIVVFGGGIIPDADLEPLAELGVDKIFTPGATTTEIVEWVRGHVGDASASPA; the protein is encoded by the coding sequence ATGCCTGCTACGAGCCCGTTGCGCGTCGTCGTCGCCAAGCCCGGTCTGGACGGTCACGACCGGGGAGCCAAGGTGGTCGCCCGGGCGCTGCGGGACGCCGGGATGGAGGTCATCTACACCGGCCTGCACCAGACCCCGGAGCAGATCGTCGAGACCGCGATCGCCGAGGACGCGGACGCGATCGGCCTGTCGGTGCTGTCCGGCGCGCACATGACCCTGTTCAAGCGGGTCCGCGAGCTGCTCACCGAGCGGGAGGCCGAGGACATCGTGGTGTTCGGCGGCGGGATCATCCCGGACGCCGACCTGGAGCCGCTGGCCGAGCTCGGCGTGGACAAGATCTTCACCCCGGGCGCGACCACCACCGAGATCGTCGAGTGGGTCCGCGGCCACGTCGGCGACGCCTCCGCCTCCCCGGCCTGA
- a CDS encoding esterase/lipase family protein, with product MGSWQDDLRGALDGLAYGARSAFTPSVIHGAAIELGWLTTHLAMYPLGVVNRAGSALPARLNLAGLGPAQRGLLVSNVRAAGTPILLAHGIIDNHTIFALLRRHLVRRGFGSIHTFSYSPLTLDVRSTAERMGHEIEAICAESGSDQIHVIGHSLGGLIARYYVQRLGGDARVHTCLTLGTPHQGTVAAKLLPWPLVKQVRPDSDLMTELAEPAPGCRTRFISYYSDVDQLIVPQRRGRIRHPDLVANNVRVHGVGHLSLPFHSDVVHGITDVLTEPDDQPKTA from the coding sequence ATGGGCAGCTGGCAGGACGACCTCCGCGGCGCGCTGGACGGACTCGCGTACGGCGCCCGCTCGGCCTTCACGCCGAGCGTCATCCACGGCGCGGCCATCGAACTCGGCTGGCTGACGACGCACCTGGCCATGTACCCGCTCGGCGTCGTCAACCGGGCCGGCAGCGCGTTACCGGCCCGGCTGAACCTGGCCGGGCTGGGCCCCGCGCAGCGCGGCCTGCTGGTCAGCAACGTCCGCGCCGCCGGTACGCCGATCCTGCTCGCGCACGGGATCATCGACAACCACACGATCTTCGCGCTGCTCCGCCGGCATCTGGTCCGCCGTGGCTTCGGCAGCATCCACACGTTCTCGTACTCACCGTTGACGCTGGACGTACGCAGCACCGCGGAGCGGATGGGCCACGAGATCGAAGCGATCTGTGCGGAGTCCGGATCGGATCAGATCCATGTCATCGGGCACAGCCTGGGTGGGCTCATCGCGCGGTACTACGTGCAGCGACTGGGCGGTGATGCGCGCGTACACACCTGCCTCACGCTCGGTACGCCGCATCAGGGCACCGTCGCGGCCAAGCTGCTGCCGTGGCCACTGGTGAAGCAGGTCCGGCCGGACAGTGACCTGATGACCGAGCTGGCCGAACCGGCGCCGGGTTGCCGGACCAGGTTCATCTCGTACTACAGCGACGTCGACCAGTTGATCGTGCCGCAACGGCGGGGCCGCATCCGGCACCCGGATCTGGTCGCGAATAACGTGCGGGTGCACGGCGTGGGCCACCTGTCCCTGCCGTTCCACAGCGACGTCGTCCACGGGATCACCGATGTACTGACCGAGCCGGACGACCAGCCCAAAACTGCCTGA